A single window of Marinobacter sp. LA51 DNA harbors:
- the zipA gene encoding cell division protein ZipA, with translation MSLREWLIAIGTLVIIGIVIDGIRRVRRARKESLAISSGMGVDDLEESPLDEHHNPELPNGGARTISRDTLEERGYVKPERSGRFGSPKPKPTRPVTASASTPASENPASEADDPSWASGFSAHDEADAAVDTGWGANDEHLTDDDLRQEESWVEKDAEKEAEKDTDHESAIEEAEPGQHREPEDSVPPTVTTEVEEDTARRGPAESNHGQPLAGANRPEAREVIVINVLARSGDDFSGTALKNLFEACGLELGDMDIYHRHETTDTISPVQFSVANAVEPGTFRPKDIPGMTTPGISFFMSMPGPSNSLQAFEFMLETAQCVVRNLGGELKDERRSVMTPQTIEHCRQRIREFDRKQRSQRV, from the coding sequence ATGTCACTTAGGGAATGGTTAATCGCCATAGGTACCCTCGTCATTATTGGTATTGTCATTGACGGAATCCGCCGCGTCCGGCGCGCCCGCAAGGAATCCCTGGCCATCTCCTCCGGCATGGGGGTCGACGACCTTGAGGAGTCGCCATTGGACGAGCATCACAACCCAGAACTACCGAATGGTGGTGCCCGTACGATTTCTCGGGATACTCTCGAAGAGCGCGGCTACGTGAAGCCCGAGCGCTCCGGTCGTTTTGGCTCGCCAAAACCCAAGCCGACACGTCCCGTTACTGCGTCGGCCAGCACTCCGGCAAGTGAAAACCCGGCCAGTGAAGCCGATGATCCGTCCTGGGCCTCCGGTTTTTCCGCCCATGACGAAGCAGACGCCGCCGTCGATACTGGCTGGGGTGCGAACGATGAGCATCTGACTGATGATGACCTTAGGCAGGAAGAGTCTTGGGTTGAGAAAGATGCCGAGAAAGAGGCCGAGAAAGACACTGACCACGAGTCTGCGATTGAGGAAGCCGAGCCAGGCCAGCATCGGGAACCCGAAGATTCGGTACCGCCGACGGTCACCACCGAAGTGGAAGAAGATACCGCTCGCCGGGGCCCGGCGGAGTCCAACCACGGCCAGCCGCTTGCCGGCGCCAACCGTCCTGAAGCCCGGGAGGTCATCGTAATCAATGTGTTGGCTCGTTCCGGTGATGATTTCAGTGGAACGGCTCTGAAAAACCTGTTTGAGGCCTGCGGCCTTGAATTGGGCGATATGGACATCTATCACCGGCATGAAACGACCGATACCATCAGTCCGGTTCAATTCAGTGTTGCCAATGCGGTTGAACCGGGCACCTTCAGGCCAAAGGACATACCCGGGATGACCACACCGGGTATCAGCTTCTTCATGAGCATGCCGGGACCCTCGAATTCGCTTCAGGCGTTCGAGTTTATGCTCGAAACGGCCCAATGCGTGGTTCGTAACCTGGGTGGTGAACTCAAAGACGAGCGGCGCAGTGTAATGACGCCTCAAACCATTGAGCACTGCCGTCAGCGGATCCGTGAATTTGACCGAAAGCAACGTTCCCAGCGGGTTTAA
- a CDS encoding tryptophan--tRNA ligase, translating to MRPTGKLHLGHYHGVLKNWVKLQHEFECFFFVADWHALTTEYDNPAGIEQSVWDMVIDWLAAGVNPGSSTMFIQSQVPEHAELHLLLSMITPLGWLERVPTFKDQQEKLREKDLATYGFLGYPLLQSADILVYRAGKVPVGADQVSHVEITREIARRFNHIYGREPGFEEQAEGAIVKMGKKNAKLYRNLKRRYQEEGDLEALETARALLKEQQNISLGDRERLYGYIEGGGKVILPEPQPLLTPESKMPGLDGQKMSKSYNNYIGLREEPDSVAQKIRTMQTDPQRVRRTDPGDPEKCPVWEMHKIYSDADTQDWVQHGCRSAGIGCLDCKKPLIDSIVEEQRPLHERAREYESNPDLVHSILQEGREHARDAARDTLEEVRAAMGLHYR from the coding sequence ATGCGTCCGACCGGCAAGCTACATCTCGGTCATTATCACGGTGTGCTTAAAAACTGGGTGAAACTCCAGCACGAGTTCGAGTGCTTCTTCTTCGTGGCCGACTGGCACGCGCTAACCACTGAATACGATAACCCTGCCGGCATTGAGCAAAGTGTCTGGGACATGGTTATCGACTGGCTGGCCGCGGGCGTCAATCCAGGTTCGTCAACGATGTTTATCCAGTCCCAAGTGCCTGAGCACGCGGAGCTGCACCTGTTGTTGTCGATGATTACGCCACTTGGCTGGCTGGAGCGGGTGCCCACCTTCAAGGACCAGCAGGAGAAGCTCAGGGAAAAGGATCTCGCGACGTACGGATTCCTGGGATACCCCTTGCTGCAGAGTGCCGACATTCTGGTCTACCGGGCCGGCAAGGTTCCAGTCGGTGCGGATCAGGTCTCCCATGTCGAGATTACCCGGGAAATTGCGCGCCGCTTCAATCACATCTATGGCCGTGAGCCAGGATTTGAGGAGCAGGCCGAAGGCGCCATCGTCAAGATGGGGAAAAAGAACGCCAAGCTGTATCGCAACCTCAAGCGGCGCTATCAGGAAGAGGGCGATCTGGAGGCACTGGAAACTGCCCGTGCCTTGCTCAAGGAACAGCAGAATATTTCCCTGGGTGATCGCGAGCGGCTGTACGGCTACATCGAAGGTGGCGGCAAGGTCATTCTGCCAGAGCCGCAGCCATTGCTGACGCCGGAATCCAAGATGCCGGGGCTGGACGGTCAGAAGATGTCCAAGTCCTACAACAACTACATCGGTCTGCGGGAAGAGCCGGACAGTGTCGCCCAGAAGATCCGCACTATGCAGACCGATCCCCAGCGGGTGCGCAGAACCGATCCGGGCGATCCGGAAAAGTGCCCGGTTTGGGAGATGCACAAGATCTATTCTGACGCGGATACCCAGGATTGGGTTCAGCACGGCTGTCGGAGTGCCGGCATTGGCTGCCTGGATTGCAAAAAACCGCTGATCGACTCCATTGTCGAGGAGCAGCGCCCACTGCATGAACGCGCTCGCGAGTACGAAAGCAACCCGGACCTGGTGCATTCAATCCTTCAGGAAGGCCGAGAGCATGCACGTGATGCGGCCCGCGATACACTCGAGGAAGTAAGGGCGGCAATGGGGCTGCATTACCGTTAA
- the smc gene encoding chromosome segregation protein SMC: MRLKSIKLAGFKSFVDPTTVPFPSNMTAVVGPNGCGKSNIIDAVRWVMGESSAKYLRGESMTDVIFNGSSARKPVGQASIELVFDNSDGSAPGEFVSFNEISVRRRVSREGQSDYFLNGSKCRRRDITDLFLGTGLGPRSYAIIEQGMISRLIEAKPEELRIYIEEAAGISKYKERRRETENRIRRTQENLERLTDLRDELGRQLQHLERQAAAAEKYKAYKHEERQKKAELTVLRWQTLDNDLQNWRSKIRDTELELEKRLTERVNLETSMESLRDNHLDRTEHFNKAQARYYEAGADIARIEQSLEHQRERSRQTAAELDQAMANQRELARELEQDESRLAGIQEELDMIEPEQEALALRSEESGEELQMAEDAMSEWQQQWEDFSGRSSDARRQAELSQSRIRSLEDAIEQLRNRYRKLEDEQALLDGQMDRAELEELLEQQETLELQREEASERIATIQENLYEARQNQREAEQAAAEDRQKVQSLRASLESQQALLDEQLGGQDDALQGWLSEHGLTDSPRVAGKLSIENGWEFAVEQVIGRFTHGLALPGIEDLSAAMASAPKGLALVNSVEQQPAEFSGDRLAAKVSGLPAVSSLMAGIKTVETLDHALELRASLTDGESAITPEGVWVSRDWLLMPDSEAGQVGVIERQKKVSELTEQLAQAEESLELTSDRLDSLQERAERAEAERDDAQASLSDAERELSGLSSRISGLRARAEQIDARLKSIREDLSDVSLNLEDREESLQGAREEWQQALASSEDSDEEKERLLEQRDSLRENLDRLRHDARHDRDHAHQLQLQLQSLHSQRDGLKQTIERMQMQKERIEERLEILRESRESAEEPIEDLQMQLEGLLDRRLAEEEKLGGARDALEEIDREVRDKEQGRSRVDHQIQDVRSSLEKLKMESQALEIRSGNHIEQLKELDVKLQDILEQLPEGANEKDWAEELEKIGNRIQRLGAINLAAIEEYQVQSERKTYLDSQNDDLMEALETLDNAIRKIDRETRQRFKETFDQVNSGLQALFPKVFGGGNAYLELTGEDLLETGVTIMARPPGKKNSTIHLLSGGEKALTAIALVFSIFQLNPAPFCMLDEVDAPLDDANVGRYANMVKEMSKQVQFIYITHNKIAMELGDQLMGVTMHEPGCSRLVSVDVEEAAALAEA; encoded by the coding sequence ATGCGTCTGAAATCCATCAAGCTGGCTGGTTTCAAGTCCTTTGTTGACCCAACCACTGTGCCGTTCCCATCCAACATGACTGCCGTGGTGGGGCCTAACGGCTGTGGCAAATCCAATATTATCGATGCCGTTCGCTGGGTGATGGGTGAAAGTTCCGCCAAGTACCTGCGCGGCGAATCCATGACCGACGTTATCTTCAATGGCTCCAGTGCTCGCAAGCCTGTCGGTCAGGCTTCCATTGAACTGGTCTTTGATAACAGCGACGGCTCGGCTCCGGGCGAGTTTGTCAGCTTCAACGAAATTTCCGTGCGCCGCCGTGTCTCCCGCGAAGGCCAGTCCGATTACTTCCTGAATGGCTCCAAGTGCCGGCGCCGTGATATTACCGATCTGTTCCTCGGTACGGGTCTGGGTCCCCGTAGCTACGCCATCATCGAGCAGGGCATGATTTCCCGCCTGATCGAGGCCAAGCCAGAAGAGCTCCGGATTTACATTGAGGAAGCGGCTGGCATCTCCAAGTACAAGGAACGCCGCCGGGAAACGGAAAACCGCATCCGGCGCACCCAGGAAAACCTGGAACGCCTGACTGACCTGCGGGACGAGTTGGGGCGACAGTTGCAGCACCTGGAACGTCAGGCTGCGGCGGCTGAAAAGTACAAGGCCTACAAGCACGAAGAGCGTCAGAAAAAAGCCGAGCTCACGGTCTTGCGTTGGCAGACCCTCGATAATGATCTGCAAAACTGGCGCAGTAAAATCCGTGACACAGAGCTTGAGCTGGAAAAACGGCTCACCGAGCGCGTTAACCTGGAAACCTCGATGGAATCCCTGCGGGACAACCATCTGGATCGAACAGAGCACTTTAACAAGGCCCAGGCTCGTTATTACGAGGCCGGTGCGGATATTGCCCGGATTGAACAGAGCCTTGAACATCAGCGTGAACGTAGCCGCCAGACGGCCGCGGAGCTGGACCAGGCCATGGCCAATCAACGGGAACTGGCCCGGGAATTGGAACAGGATGAGAGCCGGCTGGCCGGCATCCAGGAAGAGCTCGATATGATCGAGCCAGAACAGGAAGCCCTCGCGCTTCGCTCCGAAGAGTCGGGTGAAGAACTGCAGATGGCGGAGGACGCCATGAGCGAGTGGCAGCAACAGTGGGAGGACTTCAGCGGTCGCTCCTCCGATGCCCGTCGTCAGGCCGAGCTATCGCAATCCCGTATTCGTTCTCTGGAAGATGCCATCGAGCAACTGCGGAACCGATACCGCAAGCTGGAAGACGAGCAGGCACTGCTGGACGGCCAGATGGATCGGGCTGAACTGGAGGAGTTGCTCGAGCAGCAGGAAACTCTGGAGCTCCAGCGTGAAGAGGCGTCCGAACGCATCGCAACCATCCAGGAGAATCTTTACGAGGCCCGCCAGAATCAGCGTGAGGCAGAGCAGGCCGCCGCCGAGGATCGTCAAAAGGTGCAGAGTCTGCGGGCTTCGCTGGAATCGCAGCAGGCCTTGCTGGATGAGCAGTTAGGCGGCCAGGACGATGCATTACAGGGCTGGTTGTCCGAGCATGGCCTGACCGACTCGCCCCGCGTGGCTGGAAAGCTGAGTATCGAGAATGGCTGGGAATTCGCGGTCGAGCAGGTCATCGGCCGATTCACCCACGGACTGGCGCTGCCCGGCATCGAAGACCTCTCGGCGGCCATGGCGTCCGCTCCGAAAGGTCTCGCCCTGGTGAATTCCGTCGAGCAACAACCAGCCGAGTTTAGCGGCGATAGATTGGCTGCCAAGGTTTCCGGGCTGCCGGCTGTTTCCTCGCTGATGGCCGGAATTAAGACCGTTGAGACGCTGGATCACGCCCTCGAGCTTCGAGCGTCCCTGACTGACGGTGAAAGTGCGATTACGCCCGAAGGTGTGTGGGTATCCCGCGACTGGCTGCTTATGCCGGATTCGGAGGCGGGACAGGTTGGTGTTATTGAGCGTCAGAAAAAGGTCAGTGAATTAACCGAACAGCTGGCCCAGGCCGAGGAATCTCTGGAACTGACGAGCGATCGGCTCGACAGCCTGCAGGAGCGCGCCGAGCGAGCGGAGGCGGAGCGTGATGACGCCCAGGCCAGTTTGAGCGATGCCGAACGCGAATTGAGTGGTTTGTCGTCTCGGATCAGCGGCCTCAGGGCCAGGGCGGAACAGATCGATGCCCGGTTGAAGAGTATTCGCGAAGACCTGTCCGACGTGTCCCTGAACCTTGAAGATCGGGAAGAGAGCTTGCAGGGTGCCCGGGAAGAATGGCAGCAGGCTCTGGCTTCCAGCGAGGACAGTGATGAGGAAAAAGAACGCTTGTTGGAGCAACGGGACAGTCTGCGGGAAAATCTGGACCGGCTCCGGCACGATGCCCGTCATGACCGCGATCATGCCCACCAACTGCAACTACAGCTGCAGTCTTTGCATAGCCAGCGCGATGGCCTGAAGCAGACCATCGAGCGAATGCAGATGCAGAAGGAGCGCATTGAAGAGCGCCTGGAAATACTTCGGGAATCGCGCGAAAGCGCGGAAGAGCCCATCGAAGATTTACAGATGCAACTGGAAGGGTTGTTGGATCGTCGTCTGGCGGAAGAGGAAAAGTTGGGCGGTGCCCGGGACGCGCTCGAGGAAATCGATCGAGAAGTGCGGGACAAGGAGCAGGGCCGCAGTCGGGTTGATCATCAGATCCAGGATGTTCGCTCGAGCCTCGAAAAACTGAAGATGGAATCCCAGGCCCTGGAAATCCGCTCTGGTAACCACATCGAACAGTTGAAAGAGCTGGATGTGAAGCTGCAGGACATTCTGGAGCAGCTGCCCGAAGGCGCCAATGAAAAGGATTGGGCCGAGGAGCTCGAAAAGATCGGCAATCGCATCCAGCGCCTGGGTGCCATCAACCTTGCTGCCATCGAGGAATACCAGGTCCAGAGCGAGCGCAAGACCTACCTCGACAGCCAAAACGACGATTTGATGGAGGCGCTGGAGACTCTGGATAATGCCATCCGGAAGATTGACCGGGAGACCCGTCAACGCTTCAAGGAGACCTTTGACCAGGTCAACAGCGGTTTGCAGGCGCTATTCCCGAAAGTGTTCGGCGGCGGTAACGCCTATCTGGAGTTGACCGGTGAAGACCTGCTGGAAACTGGTGTTACCATCATGGCGCGCCCGCCGGGCAAGAAGAACAGTACTATTCATCTCCTGTCTGGTGGGGAGAAAGCCCTGACCGCGATTGCCCTGGTGTTCTCGATCTTCCAGCTCAATCCGGCGCCGTTCTGTATGCTCGACGAGGTCGACGCACCGCTGGATGACGCCAACGTTGGCCGCTACGCCAATATGGTCAAAGAGATGTCGAAACAGGTGCAGTTCATCTACATTACCCACAACAAGATCGCCATGGAGCTAGGGGATCAGTTAATGGGGGTAACCATGCATGAACCGGGTTGTTCGCGACTGGTTTCGGTGGATGTGGAAGAAGCTGCGGCATTGGCGGAAGCCTGA
- the scpB gene encoding SMC-Scp complex subunit ScpB — protein MNEEHLLRIQAIAEAALLAAGKPLSLDQLRELFTEDERPARQVMEHVMMLLESACENRGFELKKVASGYRLQIREEYAPWVGRLFEERPQRYSRALLETLALIAYRQPITRGEIEDIRGVTVSSNIIRTLLEREWVRVVGHRDVPGRPAMYATTKQFLDYFNLSGLDQLPPLSDVRDLEEIGREIEKNMQAEIEFESPKDDDKNEQTLH, from the coding sequence ATGAATGAAGAGCATCTGTTACGTATCCAGGCGATTGCCGAAGCGGCTCTGTTGGCAGCCGGCAAACCGTTGTCGCTGGACCAGTTGCGAGAGCTGTTCACAGAGGATGAGCGGCCGGCGCGGCAGGTTATGGAGCATGTCATGATGCTGCTGGAATCCGCGTGCGAGAATCGCGGCTTTGAGTTGAAGAAGGTTGCCAGTGGTTACCGTCTCCAGATCCGCGAAGAGTACGCGCCCTGGGTCGGCCGTCTGTTTGAGGAAAGGCCCCAGCGCTATTCTCGGGCATTGTTGGAAACCCTGGCGCTGATCGCTTATCGCCAACCCATTACCCGGGGTGAAATTGAAGATATCCGGGGCGTTACGGTAAGCAGCAATATCATTCGCACGCTGCTTGAGCGAGAGTGGGTTCGCGTCGTCGGGCACCGGGATGTACCAGGGCGGCCCGCTATGTACGCGACGACCAAGCAGTTCCTCGATTATTTCAATCTCAGTGGCCTGGATCAGTTGCCACCGTTATCGGATGTGCGGGACCTTGAAGAAATCGGGCGCGAGATTGAAAAGAACATGCAGGCGGAAATAGAGTTTGAGTCGCCGAAAGACGACGACAAGAACGAGCAGACACTTCACTGA
- a CDS encoding GntR family transcriptional regulator: MRFQAPESLSEQIAQHLGQRIITRDLEPGERIQELKVAGDLNVSRGSVREALLILQRRHLINIYPRRGAVVSNLTPESVNSLYDIYIDLLCMLGRKVLERWSGKELGGVMGQVSELQAVIAAMNSTGTDAAEKVIDAGFGVMRYAYKLVENPFLEETLENFRPAISRTYFVALEHFRGEIGETATFFRQLADAAVNDDVVRLQSVIESFGEHQRKQVLTILRDEENT; this comes from the coding sequence ATGAGGTTCCAGGCCCCGGAAAGTCTGTCTGAACAAATCGCCCAGCACCTGGGGCAACGGATCATTACTCGAGATCTTGAGCCTGGAGAGCGTATTCAGGAGCTCAAGGTTGCCGGAGATCTCAATGTCAGTCGTGGCTCCGTGCGTGAAGCCCTTCTGATTCTCCAGCGTCGCCACCTGATCAACATCTACCCACGTCGTGGCGCGGTGGTTTCGAATTTAACGCCTGAGAGCGTCAACAGCCTTTACGACATCTATATTGATCTGCTGTGCATGCTCGGGCGCAAAGTGCTGGAGCGCTGGTCCGGCAAGGAATTAGGCGGGGTAATGGGGCAGGTCAGCGAGCTGCAAGCGGTGATTGCAGCGATGAATTCGACGGGTACCGATGCTGCCGAAAAAGTCATCGACGCTGGTTTCGGTGTCATGCGGTACGCCTACAAGCTCGTCGAGAACCCGTTTCTGGAAGAAACCCTGGAAAACTTTCGTCCGGCCATCAGCCGTACCTATTTTGTCGCCCTGGAGCATTTCCGGGGCGAGATCGGTGAAACCGCGACCTTTTTCCGTCAGTTGGCCGATGCCGCCGTCAACGATGACGTGGTCCGTCTGCAGTCGGTCATCGAGTCCTTCGGTGAGCACCAGCGCAAGCAGGTACTGACCATTCTCAGGGATGAGGAGAACACCTGA
- a CDS encoding GGDEF domain-containing protein translates to MKQIPSIERSIAQPHKLAELRQAQKDWTNTPDVLSRLTRRLSTTLSLETQLGIVADELGETVPFDSLNYRHRIARQDFVFASGLGGQHKCEYRLNLEGVSYGTLSLYRRKKFSEEELEGVETILGAAICPLRNACQFLTIEQAALTDSLTGIPNKRALDDNLLRASQLSARHDECYSLILCDLDHFKKVNDNHGHVVGDHLLQQAAETIERALRTSDSVYRFGGEEFAIVLPHTSDQDARDVADRIRKAIANIRVDCGDGKLSVTASCGVATHLGNETPEQWLARADDALYHAKRSGRNCTQVFATIG, encoded by the coding sequence GTGAAACAGATACCTTCCATCGAACGATCCATCGCTCAGCCCCACAAGTTGGCGGAATTGAGACAGGCGCAGAAGGACTGGACCAACACCCCTGATGTGCTCTCACGCCTGACCCGGCGGTTGTCCACAACGCTTTCACTGGAAACCCAGCTCGGCATTGTCGCTGACGAGCTCGGGGAAACCGTACCCTTTGATTCACTGAACTACCGGCATCGGATTGCCCGCCAGGATTTCGTATTTGCCTCGGGCCTGGGTGGTCAGCACAAGTGCGAGTACCGTCTTAACCTAGAGGGCGTTTCCTACGGCACTCTTTCCCTTTACCGGCGCAAGAAATTCTCTGAGGAGGAACTGGAGGGAGTCGAAACCATATTGGGCGCGGCTATCTGCCCTCTGCGCAATGCCTGCCAGTTCCTTACCATCGAGCAGGCGGCATTGACCGACTCTCTGACCGGCATCCCGAACAAGCGCGCTCTGGACGACAATCTATTAAGGGCGAGCCAACTGTCTGCCCGTCACGACGAATGCTACTCGCTGATTCTGTGCGACCTGGACCATTTCAAGAAGGTCAACGACAACCACGGCCATGTGGTTGGCGACCACCTCCTGCAGCAGGCCGCAGAAACCATTGAACGGGCTCTCAGGACGTCAGACAGTGTCTACCGGTTCGGAGGAGAGGAATTTGCCATTGTGCTCCCGCACACCTCTGATCAGGATGCACGGGATGTCGCAGACAGAATTCGGAAGGCCATTGCCAACATCCGTGTTGACTGCGGAGACGGTAAGCTCTCGGTAACAGCGAGTTGCGGTGTTGCTACGCATCTGGGCAACGAAACGCCGGAACAATGGCTGGCGCGGGCAGATGATGCCCTGTATCACGCCAAACGCTCCGGCAGAAACTGCACTCAGGTATTCGCAACTATCGGCTGA
- a CDS encoding segregation and condensation protein A, which translates to MDDSAATPVADEEVTPEQSPLARVSGKPVVDLPKDLYIPPDALAVFLEAFEGPLDLLLYLIRRQNMDILNVDVSEITRQYMDYIGAVEAMRFELAAEYLVMAATLAEIKSRMLLPRQESEDDDEVDPRAELIRRLQQYERFKQAAEDIDELPRLERDNFNASAALPKLPSSQPHPDVDLREMLLALQGVLQRADLFTSHHVEREKLSTRERMSAILSVLRDDHFVTFESLFTPEEGKLGVVVSFLATLELVKEQLIEVVQAEVLGPIHVRARAAS; encoded by the coding sequence ATGGACGACAGCGCAGCTACGCCAGTGGCCGACGAGGAAGTGACGCCCGAGCAGTCGCCGCTTGCTCGGGTTTCCGGCAAGCCCGTCGTCGATCTGCCCAAAGATCTTTACATACCGCCCGACGCCCTTGCGGTGTTCCTGGAGGCCTTCGAAGGGCCTTTGGATCTGCTGCTTTATCTGATTCGGCGCCAGAACATGGACATCCTGAACGTCGATGTCAGCGAAATTACCCGCCAATACATGGATTACATTGGGGCCGTCGAGGCCATGCGCTTCGAATTGGCTGCCGAGTACCTGGTGATGGCGGCGACGCTGGCCGAGATCAAATCGCGCATGTTGCTGCCGCGACAGGAGAGTGAAGACGACGATGAGGTGGATCCCCGGGCCGAGCTGATCCGTCGTTTGCAGCAATATGAGCGGTTTAAGCAGGCGGCCGAGGATATCGACGAGCTGCCACGCCTTGAACGAGACAACTTTAACGCCTCGGCAGCGCTGCCGAAGTTGCCCTCGAGCCAGCCGCATCCGGACGTTGATTTGCGGGAAATGCTGCTGGCCTTGCAGGGTGTGCTCCAGCGTGCCGATCTGTTCACCAGTCACCATGTTGAGCGGGAAAAGTTGTCCACTCGCGAGCGCATGTCGGCAATTCTGTCGGTATTGCGGGACGATCATTTTGTCACGTTCGAGAGCCTGTTTACTCCGGAAGAGGGCAAACTGGGCGTGGTGGTGTCGTTCCTGGCGACCCTGGAGCTGGTAAAGGAACAGCTGATTGAAGTGGTTCAGGCCGAGGTGCTGGGGCCAATCCATGTTAGAGCCCGGGCGGCGAGCTGA
- the rluB gene encoding 23S rRNA pseudouridine(2605) synthase RluB — MGSQRPKKAAKPAVDAVSDAGPERIQKLLARAGVGSRREIEGWMEAGRLTVNGHAVSPGQKATVQDQFELDGKRLDVSGAAEVVRRVLIYNKPEGEVTTRKDPEGRPTVFDRLPRLKDHRWISIGRLDINTTGLVLFTTDGELANRLMHPSSQIDREYAVRIFGEVDDAMVERLMQGVLLEDGMAKFTDISPAGGSGMNRWFHVTLLEGRNREVRRLWESQGVKVSRLKRVRYGPVFLPSRLTLGKWEELDQKAVDSLSRTVGLNALAIPQKTPSEKAAQDRQRRKSPARNQKRSGSRWQVSDSRPAKSSVKATAPKRKPVKK, encoded by the coding sequence ATGGGTTCACAACGCCCAAAGAAAGCCGCTAAACCAGCGGTCGACGCAGTCAGCGATGCTGGTCCTGAGCGCATCCAGAAGCTTCTGGCGCGGGCTGGTGTAGGGTCGCGGCGTGAAATTGAAGGCTGGATGGAGGCCGGGCGCCTGACTGTGAATGGCCATGCGGTCTCGCCCGGGCAGAAAGCGACGGTTCAGGACCAGTTTGAGCTTGATGGCAAGCGCCTCGATGTCTCCGGCGCTGCCGAGGTTGTTCGTCGGGTTCTGATTTATAACAAGCCTGAGGGTGAGGTCACCACCCGCAAGGATCCGGAAGGTCGGCCGACGGTGTTCGATCGATTGCCCCGTCTCAAGGACCACCGCTGGATTTCCATTGGTCGCCTGGACATCAACACCACCGGCCTGGTGCTATTCACCACCGATGGCGAGCTGGCCAATCGATTGATGCACCCATCCAGCCAGATTGACCGTGAATACGCGGTACGCATCTTTGGTGAGGTGGATGACGCCATGGTTGAGCGCCTGATGCAGGGCGTGTTGTTGGAAGATGGCATGGCCAAGTTCACCGACATCAGCCCGGCGGGTGGCAGTGGCATGAACCGCTGGTTCCACGTGACGCTGCTCGAAGGGCGTAACCGGGAAGTCCGCCGTCTCTGGGAATCCCAGGGTGTGAAGGTGAGTCGCCTGAAGCGGGTTCGCTATGGGCCGGTTTTTCTTCCCAGCCGATTGACTCTGGGCAAGTGGGAAGAGCTGGATCAGAAAGCCGTGGACTCCCTGAGCCGCACGGTTGGTTTGAACGCGCTCGCCATTCCGCAGAAAACGCCCAGTGAGAAAGCGGCTCAGGATCGGCAGCGCCGAAAAAGTCCTGCCAGAAATCAGAAACGCAGTGGCAGTCGCTGGCAGGTAAGCGACTCTCGGCCAGCGAAATCTTCAGTAAAGGCTACTGCTCCCAAGCGCAAGCCGGTTAAGAAGTAG